One window of the Pedobacter ginsengisoli genome contains the following:
- a CDS encoding DUF2264 domain-containing protein, giving the protein MRRRKFIEALSFAGIAGAVKPSQLLAAEQHAESLSLYKNDRQYWYELLHKIANPVVSNLAKGTLKKNMPLEKSATFDSRSLSVTYLEAVGRTYAGIAPWIALPNDNSREGIMRKGLKEDAITGLNKCFDPAGADLLNFSKDYQPIVDSAYLAQAFLRAPVALWQPLDSLTKQRIIASFKSLRNRKPFNSNWLLFGSITEAFLLSIGEEYDNGRLMHGVKSLNDWYKGDGWYGDGPNLAFDYYNSFVIHPMMVDTLRVLVDHKLEEEKTYDVALIRMQRYAVGQERMISPEGTYPPIGRSITYRTGAFQALSQVALMEKLPETIAPAQVRCALTKVKKNMYSVPGTFDKNNWLKLGFCGHQPEIADYYTSTGSLYMATLSFLPLGLPATNLFWTQEPVDWTAKKAWSGQSFQKDYHVDY; this is encoded by the coding sequence ATGAGAAGAAGGAAATTTATAGAAGCCCTGTCATTTGCCGGAATAGCTGGTGCAGTTAAACCAAGTCAGCTTTTAGCAGCAGAACAGCACGCTGAAAGCTTAAGTTTATACAAGAACGACAGGCAATACTGGTATGAACTTTTACATAAAATTGCTAATCCTGTGGTATCCAATCTGGCTAAGGGCACATTGAAAAAAAATATGCCACTTGAAAAATCAGCTACTTTTGATTCCAGATCATTAAGTGTGACCTATCTTGAAGCGGTAGGTCGCACTTATGCGGGAATTGCACCCTGGATTGCTTTGCCCAATGATAATAGCAGGGAAGGTATAATGAGAAAGGGATTGAAAGAAGATGCGATTACTGGCTTAAATAAATGTTTTGATCCTGCCGGTGCTGATCTTTTAAACTTCTCAAAGGATTATCAACCAATTGTAGATTCGGCATACCTGGCTCAAGCCTTTTTAAGGGCACCTGTAGCTTTATGGCAACCTTTGGATTCTTTAACCAAACAAAGAATTATAGCCTCGTTTAAATCGTTAAGGAACAGGAAGCCATTTAATAGCAACTGGTTATTGTTTGGTTCTATTACAGAGGCATTTTTACTGTCTATTGGAGAGGAGTATGACAACGGCAGATTGATGCATGGGGTAAAGAGTTTGAATGATTGGTATAAAGGTGATGGTTGGTATGGTGATGGGCCAAATTTGGCTTTTGATTACTATAATTCTTTTGTAATACACCCAATGATGGTTGATACGCTACGGGTTTTGGTTGATCATAAACTGGAAGAAGAGAAAACTTACGATGTTGCACTAATAAGAATGCAGCGTTATGCAGTTGGTCAGGAAAGAATGATTTCTCCGGAGGGAACATATCCACCTATTGGCCGCTCTATTACCTATAGAACCGGTGCTTTTCAGGCATTAAGCCAGGTTGCGCTAATGGAAAAGCTACCTGAAACTATCGCGCCAGCTCAGGTTAGGTGTGCTTTAACTAAGGTTAAAAAGAATATGTATAGCGTGCCAGGGACTTTTGATAAGAACAATTGGCTGAAACTGGGATTTTGCGGACACCAGCCCGAGATTGCAGATTATTATACATCTACAGGTAGTCTTTATATGGCTACACTATCATTTTTGCCGTTGGGATTACCTGCAACAAATTTGTTCTGGACTCAAGAGCCTGTTGACTGGACTGCAAAAAAAGCCTGGAGCGGACAATCGTTCCAAAAGGACTACCATGTGGATTACTAA
- a CDS encoding alpha-L-fucosidase → MVRKPIKRFIALQLLFILIASTTYAQNAERIKLKHGSHREGKRTDSVMQKWRGNGLGQFIHWGLYAIPGGEWNGKQYNGAAEWIRSWNGIPKSAYDSLIYKFNPINFNADEWASIAKNMGAKYVTITTKHHDGFCLWPSKYTSYTVANSPWKKDIMKPLVDAYDKAGLDVILYFSIMDWNHPGWRYDIKTKADSIAFEGFKKFTRNQLIELLTMYPKAKGLWFDGTWDKSWVKQAKFADELEAEMRKLRPGLIIGSRFRADEYGKRHFDSNNVLMGDYEQGWERKLPNSIADVHGNDWDCVMTIPENQWGYNKAWKGHIKSSNELIEMTAKAVSLGGNFVLNFGPKGDGSIRDEEKKLASEIGDWMKVNSEAIYNCEYSGLEKQDWGYFTKKREKDKVYLIIFNTPVSGAYRVKLPAKTAIAKSYLLTNPNMDLRVEEVHSNEYFIYAKPTTEAKPFVIVLDTKKKENNGGNNYEKAKI, encoded by the coding sequence ATGGTTAGAAAACCCATTAAACGCTTTATTGCCCTACAATTATTATTTATTTTAATTGCAAGTACGACTTACGCTCAAAATGCTGAAAGGATAAAACTAAAGCATGGCTCGCACCGTGAGGGTAAGCGGACTGATTCTGTAATGCAGAAATGGAGAGGTAACGGTTTGGGACAGTTTATTCATTGGGGCTTGTACGCTATTCCTGGGGGAGAATGGAATGGCAAACAGTATAATGGTGCAGCAGAGTGGATCAGATCGTGGAATGGGATACCTAAGTCGGCCTATGATTCTTTAATATATAAGTTTAACCCTATAAACTTTAATGCGGATGAGTGGGCTTCGATTGCCAAAAATATGGGAGCAAAATATGTAACCATTACCACTAAGCATCATGACGGTTTTTGTTTGTGGCCAAGTAAGTATACCTCGTATACTGTAGCCAATTCCCCGTGGAAAAAAGACATTATGAAGCCACTGGTTGATGCTTATGATAAGGCTGGTTTAGATGTGATCTTATATTTTTCAATTATGGACTGGAACCATCCGGGATGGCGTTATGATATAAAAACCAAGGCGGACAGCATCGCTTTTGAGGGGTTCAAAAAGTTTACCCGCAATCAGCTGATAGAATTACTTACAATGTATCCAAAAGCCAAAGGGTTATGGTTTGATGGTACCTGGGATAAATCGTGGGTTAAACAGGCTAAGTTTGCAGATGAACTGGAAGCTGAAATGCGAAAGCTCCGCCCGGGTTTGATTATAGGAAGTCGATTTAGAGCAGATGAATATGGAAAACGCCATTTTGACTCTAACAATGTATTAATGGGGGATTATGAACAAGGCTGGGAGCGTAAACTTCCAAACTCAATTGCTGATGTTCATGGTAATGATTGGGATTGTGTTATGACAATCCCTGAAAATCAGTGGGGATACAATAAAGCGTGGAAAGGGCACATTAAAAGTTCAAATGAATTAATTGAAATGACAGCCAAAGCTGTTTCATTGGGAGGTAATTTTGTTTTGAATTTTGGTCCTAAGGGTGATGGTTCTATTCGTGATGAAGAGAAAAAGCTTGCATCGGAAATAGGGGATTGGATGAAGGTTAACAGCGAGGCGATATACAATTGTGAATATAGCGGGTTAGAGAAGCAAGACTGGGGTTATTTTACAAAGAAGAGGGAAAAAGATAAAGTGTATTTGATTATATTTAATACACCGGTATCGGGCGCTTATCGTGTAAAATTGCCCGCAAAAACTGCGATTGCGAAATCTTATCTGCTTACTAATCCAAATATGGATTTAAGAGTAGAGGAAGTGCATAGCAATGAATATTTTATTTATGCCAAACCCACTACTGAAGCTAAACCTTTTGTAATTGTATTGGATACAAAGAAAAAGGAAAATAATGGGGGAAATAATTATGAAAAGGCCAAAATATGA
- a CDS encoding SusC/RagA family TonB-linked outer membrane protein, with translation MKPRNLRFYAAGLICWLTFSNSFVLDAHAEKKNGPLKKPLSKTAHFNQNQQKALIKGQVVDINNLPIPGVNIKIEKSNVTTASDKNGNFEITANINDALVFTAIGFTSKRIVVANENAKLKVVLEEENNKLNEVVVVGYGVQKKANLTGAVSQIDSKMLENRPTANLGQALQGVMPNFNVNISNGSPNTSASYNIRGATSFFKDKNDGNKIKFSSGQPFTLVDGIEMDPNQLNPEDIESVTLLKDAASAAIYGARGAFGVLLIKTKSGKGGQIKVNYSNSFQWSSPTAVPDILDAYTIQEASIKASELEGISAGSNEILKLQKIKEYMDDPVNNEPYYFADADVKKTNILWRGNVNPYKEALLKSSPMQKHNLSLSGGNEKTSFYGSFGYQDQDGLYKINTDNFKRYNALLNVSSKVNDWFKMDYRTSFNSSTYIEPVSPSGKGGWWTAMSQEPGRNVNMPIHVPASLNLPQRYTDNILSFMEYGSSDKETKSNILLAAAPTITFTKDWSLKGDFSYLSNSNIQKTIVPRLERLESTVGSFTAVHTDPDYVSRYNFNANKYTVNIFTDYAKTIADKHNFHGTVGFNQEWYTDQSVSAQRNMINSNVPVLGQAQGERTVGDSEQEWAVRGVFYRFTYNYDGKYLFESNGRYDGTSRFPSDIRYKFFPSFSAGWRVSEESFAKGIKPYINDFKLRASYGSLGNQNVANYIYILNYGTNSQLQYLLNGVRPVGVTPPGLVDPDLTWETATTIDFGFDLTAFKNFEINFDWYRRRTSDILIDGLKFPSVLGASSPTRNSATIDTKGWELTMKYRNTTGFGLNYDLGLTLGDSQAEVVKFGNNPNKLLSDQYLYEGQKMGEIWGYETYGIFQTKEEITNSPTQKLISSGLWFPGDVRYKDIDGNNEINFGNNTVGNSGDRKIIGNSTPRYQFGFNSNFSYKNVDLDIFVQGVGKRDLWIGNNLYWGAGTTGTWETYNNSWTPERTGAFYPAYKNASRNRQVQTRYLENGAYLRMKNLALGYTLPRAFTEKIKLQRVRLSASAYNLFEFKSVPKTFDPELVGMNYPILRSYAFGLQATF, from the coding sequence ATGAAACCAAGAAATCTACGATTCTATGCGGCTGGACTTATCTGTTGGCTGACTTTCAGTAATAGCTTCGTTTTAGACGCCCATGCGGAAAAAAAGAATGGCCCGCTTAAAAAACCATTATCCAAAACAGCTCACTTTAACCAGAATCAGCAAAAAGCTTTAATTAAAGGTCAGGTTGTTGACATCAATAACCTTCCGATACCAGGTGTAAATATTAAGATAGAAAAATCAAATGTTACCACAGCGAGTGATAAAAATGGAAATTTTGAAATTACAGCTAACATTAATGATGCTTTAGTGTTTACTGCTATTGGTTTTACCAGTAAACGTATTGTTGTTGCAAATGAGAATGCAAAGCTAAAAGTTGTTCTTGAAGAGGAGAATAATAAACTTAATGAAGTAGTGGTAGTGGGATATGGTGTACAAAAGAAAGCAAATTTAACTGGTGCTGTTAGCCAGATAGATTCAAAAATGCTTGAAAACAGGCCTACTGCAAATCTTGGGCAGGCCCTGCAGGGGGTAATGCCTAACTTTAATGTGAATATTTCTAATGGAAGTCCTAATACCTCAGCTTCTTACAATATCCGGGGGGCTACGTCTTTTTTTAAGGATAAGAATGATGGTAATAAGATCAAATTTTCATCGGGTCAGCCTTTCACACTGGTTGATGGAATAGAGATGGATCCTAATCAATTAAATCCTGAAGACATAGAGTCTGTTACCTTGCTGAAGGACGCTGCATCTGCGGCAATTTATGGTGCCAGAGGTGCATTTGGTGTTCTTTTAATAAAAACCAAATCGGGCAAAGGCGGGCAAATAAAGGTTAATTACTCTAATTCATTTCAATGGAGTTCGCCAACTGCAGTTCCAGATATTTTAGACGCTTATACAATTCAGGAAGCTAGTATTAAAGCTTCGGAACTTGAAGGCATTTCGGCAGGTTCTAATGAAATATTAAAACTGCAAAAGATTAAGGAGTATATGGATGATCCTGTAAATAACGAGCCTTATTATTTTGCCGATGCCGATGTGAAAAAAACAAATATTTTATGGAGAGGGAATGTAAATCCTTATAAAGAAGCTTTATTGAAGTCTTCGCCTATGCAAAAGCATAACCTTTCGCTTTCCGGAGGAAATGAGAAAACATCTTTTTATGGTTCTTTTGGCTATCAGGATCAGGATGGATTATACAAGATCAATACGGATAATTTTAAACGCTATAATGCTTTGTTAAATGTAAGTTCAAAAGTAAACGATTGGTTTAAAATGGATTACAGGACGTCATTTAACAGCTCTACTTACATTGAGCCGGTTAGCCCTTCGGGTAAAGGAGGTTGGTGGACTGCAATGTCGCAAGAGCCTGGCCGTAATGTGAACATGCCTATACATGTTCCGGCATCTTTAAACTTACCACAGAGGTATACAGATAACATCCTGTCGTTTATGGAGTATGGCTCATCTGATAAAGAAACCAAATCGAACATTTTACTGGCTGCTGCTCCAACAATTACCTTTACAAAGGACTGGTCCTTGAAAGGAGATTTCTCGTATTTAAGTAACAGCAATATCCAAAAAACAATAGTGCCGCGTTTAGAGCGATTGGAAAGCACTGTAGGTTCATTTACTGCAGTTCATACAGATCCTGATTATGTTTCTCGTTACAATTTTAATGCTAATAAATATACCGTAAACATCTTTACGGATTATGCAAAGACAATTGCTGATAAGCATAACTTTCATGGAACGGTAGGTTTTAATCAGGAATGGTATACAGATCAAAGCGTATCTGCACAAAGAAATATGATCAATTCAAATGTTCCTGTTTTAGGACAGGCGCAGGGAGAAAGAACCGTAGGAGATAGCGAGCAGGAATGGGCAGTTCGTGGTGTGTTTTACAGGTTTACGTATAACTATGACGGCAAATATTTATTTGAATCGAATGGTCGTTATGATGGCACTTCAAGATTTCCTTCTGACATTCGTTATAAATTCTTTCCTTCATTTTCTGCGGGATGGCGTGTAAGTGAAGAATCTTTTGCTAAAGGTATAAAACCTTATATCAATGATTTTAAGCTTAGAGCCTCGTATGGTAGTTTGGGCAATCAGAATGTAGCCAATTACATCTATATATTAAATTATGGAACAAACAGCCAGCTTCAATATTTATTAAATGGAGTCAGGCCAGTTGGGGTTACGCCTCCAGGATTGGTAGATCCGGACTTAACCTGGGAAACCGCAACAACTATTGATTTTGGATTTGATTTGACTGCCTTTAAAAATTTCGAGATCAATTTTGATTGGTATAGAAGAAGGACATCAGATATTTTAATTGATGGACTGAAATTTCCTTCAGTTCTGGGAGCTTCATCTCCAACAAGAAATTCTGCAACTATTGATACGAAGGGCTGGGAACTGACAATGAAGTATAGGAATACGACTGGTTTTGGGCTAAACTATGATTTAGGTTTAACCTTGGGAGATAGCCAGGCAGAGGTAGTGAAATTTGGAAATAATCCTAATAAATTGTTGAGTGATCAGTATTTATATGAAGGACAGAAGATGGGTGAGATTTGGGGTTATGAAACTTATGGGATTTTCCAGACTAAAGAAGAAATTACCAATTCACCTACTCAGAAGTTAATATCTTCTGGTCTTTGGTTCCCAGGCGATGTAAGGTACAAGGATATTGATGGAAATAACGAGATAAATTTTGGAAACAATACTGTTGGAAATTCAGGAGACAGAAAAATAATAGGTAACAGTACGCCAAGGTATCAGTTTGGGTTTAACTCTAACTTTAGCTACAAAAATGTAGATCTGGATATTTTTGTTCAGGGAGTTGGTAAGAGAGACTTATGGATAGGGAACAATCTTTATTGGGGAGCAGGTACAACTGGTACATGGGAAACTTACAATAACTCGTGGACACCGGAGCGTACTGGTGCCTTTTATCCGGCCTATAAAAATGCCAGCAGAAACAGACAGGTACAAACGCGGTACCTTGAAAATGGGGCTTACCTGCGTATGAAAAACCTGGCTTTAGGATATACCTTGCCAAGGGCCTTTACTGAGAAAATTAAATTACAAAGAGTAAGACTTTCTGCTTCGGCCTATAATTTATTTGAATTTAAAAGTGTGCCAAAAACATTTGATCCTGAACTGGTTGGTATGAATTATCCGATTCTCAGATCGTATGCATTTGGTTTGCAGGCAACATTTTAG
- a CDS encoding RagB/SusD family nutrient uptake outer membrane protein: MKRNINIYTLGVISCLLLFGCKKNLLDKYPLDQITDENYWKTENDLKLYTNSLYPKYIVGFGTDFADGTVQPYGVNVNTLVYGDVISDNAAPLTYSKVGTDEYIAYLSGGSGSGGWNFEGIRQLNFFIDNYKRANLPDNVANKYLGEIYFFKAWDYFNKVKLFGDVSWLQHSLNINSPELFEARTPRAQVMDSVINILNKAIDYLPAKGSEETNRLNKDMALFLKSRIGLFEGTYRKYHTELGLDPNAYLRYSVEASEALLNKYSLVQGDHNTVYNSLFATESYKTNTEVIMWREYSTAVTYGAAFSRYFAQNLRHQFGATRSLVDEYLCSDGLTISTSPLFKGKESIQTEMENRDPRLTQTIANFGTYNLASTTIQGANNAPLPNLPGMNGNKCPTGYRLAKWFYNSPVDWERVTNGQQAAPVFRFAEILLNYAEAKYELGEINQLVIDQTINKLRDRVGMPHLIMGNEPADSRLDGIYQTYVGVPINPLLREIRRERRVEMAFENTRWDDLMRWKAGKLINVPVEGIKFVQSQFPTVVVNKDIYLSAEGYILPYFKTIPTGRKFDETKGYLFPIPTEDLLLNNKLVQNPNWK, translated from the coding sequence ATGAAAAGGAACATAAACATATATACATTAGGAGTAATATCGTGCTTACTGCTTTTTGGATGCAAAAAGAATTTGTTAGACAAATATCCTTTGGATCAGATCACTGATGAAAATTACTGGAAAACTGAGAATGACCTGAAACTTTATACTAATAGCCTTTACCCGAAATATATTGTTGGATTTGGAACCGATTTTGCCGATGGTACAGTTCAGCCTTATGGGGTAAATGTGAATACATTGGTTTATGGTGATGTAATTAGTGATAATGCCGCGCCACTTACCTATTCAAAAGTGGGAACTGACGAATACATAGCTTACCTATCTGGTGGTAGTGGCTCTGGAGGTTGGAATTTTGAAGGGATAAGACAACTGAATTTTTTTATAGATAATTATAAACGCGCTAATTTGCCGGATAATGTTGCTAACAAATATTTAGGTGAAATTTACTTCTTTAAAGCCTGGGATTATTTTAATAAGGTAAAATTATTTGGGGATGTTTCGTGGTTACAGCATTCATTAAACATTAACTCGCCGGAACTTTTTGAGGCCAGAACTCCAAGAGCACAGGTAATGGACTCTGTAATTAATATTCTTAATAAGGCTATTGATTATTTACCTGCTAAGGGAAGTGAAGAAACCAATCGTTTGAATAAGGATATGGCGCTTTTCTTAAAATCAAGAATAGGGTTGTTTGAAGGAACTTACAGGAAGTATCATACGGAATTGGGTCTGGATCCAAATGCCTATTTAAGGTATTCCGTTGAAGCATCGGAGGCATTGCTTAATAAATACAGCTTAGTACAGGGAGACCATAATACGGTATATAATAGTTTATTTGCTACAGAATCTTATAAAACTAACACTGAAGTCATTATGTGGAGGGAGTATTCTACAGCGGTTACTTACGGTGCCGCTTTTAGCCGCTATTTTGCACAAAATTTAAGGCATCAGTTTGGAGCTACAAGAAGCCTGGTAGATGAATATTTATGTTCTGATGGCTTAACAATTTCGACAAGCCCCTTATTTAAAGGTAAGGAATCGATTCAAACAGAGATGGAGAATCGCGACCCGCGTTTAACACAGACTATTGCAAATTTTGGAACCTATAATCTGGCAAGTACTACCATACAAGGCGCAAATAATGCTCCATTGCCAAACTTACCGGGTATGAATGGGAATAAGTGCCCTACAGGTTATCGTTTGGCTAAATGGTTCTATAATAGTCCGGTAGACTGGGAAAGAGTTACTAACGGCCAACAGGCTGCACCTGTATTTCGTTTTGCGGAAATACTGTTGAACTATGCTGAAGCAAAGTATGAATTAGGTGAAATTAATCAGCTGGTTATTGATCAGACAATTAATAAACTAAGGGACCGCGTAGGAATGCCTCACTTAATTATGGGCAATGAGCCTGCAGATTCACGTTTGGATGGAATATATCAAACCTATGTTGGAGTTCCAATTAATCCTTTATTGAGAGAGATTCGCAGGGAAAGAAGGGTGGAAATGGCATTTGAAAATACCCGTTGGGATGACTTAATGAGATGGAAAGCGGGTAAATTAATTAATGTTCCTGTTGAGGGAATTAAGTTTGTTCAATCGCAATTCCCAACTGTAGTAGTTAATAAGGATATATATTTAAGCGCCGAGGGTTACATACTACCGTATTTTAAAACAATACCAACAGGACGCAAATTTGATGAGACAAAGGGCTACTTATTTCCAATTCCGACAGAGGATTTGCTTTTAAATAACAAGCTGGTTCAGAATCCAAACTGGAAATAA
- a CDS encoding universal stress protein, with protein sequence MKTIIIATDFSASALNAARYAASLSTQLNAKQIVLYHSYELPTATEIPFPENRDAHALHEKCISSLHNLQAAILDLCASDASFEIHANDNPLIMGLQELSEQYADPFVVIGITGKSRGLTALIGSNTISISKNLTVPVLVIPNESNYTTIKNVVLSCDLKEVSESSPVDTIKSFVHALSAKLLLLNVDHNESTHFNPDSITEQYNLHKLWDNETSEYHYTDNPDIALGIMDFAKQHQSGIVIIVARSYGFFEGLFHKSMTRKLALSTQLPLLILKEIHQKTH encoded by the coding sequence ATGAAAACCATCATCATTGCAACTGATTTTTCTGCATCTGCATTAAATGCAGCAAGGTATGCGGCATCATTAAGTACACAACTTAATGCAAAGCAAATCGTATTGTATCATTCATATGAGTTGCCTACTGCTACTGAGATTCCTTTCCCTGAAAATAGGGATGCTCATGCGCTACACGAAAAGTGCATCAGCTCTCTTCATAATTTACAAGCAGCAATTTTAGATTTATGTGCCTCAGATGCCTCCTTTGAAATTCATGCGAACGATAATCCTTTAATAATGGGTCTGCAAGAGCTATCAGAGCAATATGCAGATCCCTTTGTAGTAATCGGTATAACCGGAAAAAGTAGAGGACTTACTGCACTAATTGGCAGCAATACAATAAGCATCTCCAAAAATCTGACTGTACCCGTTCTGGTTATTCCTAACGAATCCAATTATACAACTATAAAAAACGTAGTATTAAGCTGCGACTTAAAAGAGGTAAGTGAAAGCAGCCCCGTAGATACCATAAAATCTTTTGTCCATGCTTTAAGCGCTAAACTTCTTCTATTAAATGTTGATCACAATGAATCAACCCATTTTAATCCCGATAGCATCACTGAACAATACAACTTGCACAAGTTATGGGATAATGAAACTTCCGAGTATCACTATACTGATAATCCGGATATTGCATTAGGGATAATGGACTTTGCCAAACAGCATCAATCCGGCATAGTAATAATAGTTGCAAGATCCTATGGATTCTTTGAGGGGCTTTTTCATAAAAGCATGACCAGAAAACTGGCCTTAAGCACACAATTACCTTTGTTAATATTAAAAGAAATCCATCAGAAAACCCATTAG
- a CDS encoding polysaccharide biosynthesis/export family protein, whose product MLIILSSCSRQRNLVYFSDLKGTNEISSQVLEAGEPTILENDVLGITVNSTSPESNILFAPVPGSPTMGGMYEREGYRVNKQGYVKFPVIGQIKLQGLTVGQAQALMESELNKYVKNAIVNIKFMNFKVTVIGEVNHPSTFTVTSEKINLLEALGLAGDMTPYGKRENVLLIREVDGQRRMERVNLNSKDVLSSPYFYLKQNDVIYVEPDKAKSVEVSNNNRLMPLIVAAISAVAVLATTFLNK is encoded by the coding sequence ATGTTAATAATATTAAGTAGCTGTTCCCGCCAAAGGAATTTGGTCTATTTCAGCGATCTGAAAGGAACGAATGAAATTAGTTCACAAGTTTTGGAAGCCGGGGAGCCTACCATTCTTGAGAATGATGTATTAGGTATTACCGTTAACAGTACCAGCCCCGAATCAAATATTTTGTTTGCCCCTGTTCCAGGCAGTCCAACTATGGGTGGAATGTATGAAAGAGAAGGATATAGAGTAAATAAACAAGGTTATGTAAAGTTTCCGGTTATTGGACAAATTAAACTACAGGGTTTAACAGTAGGCCAGGCACAGGCACTTATGGAATCGGAACTTAATAAGTATGTGAAGAATGCCATTGTAAATATCAAGTTTATGAACTTTAAGGTTACAGTAATAGGCGAGGTTAACCACCCATCGACCTTTACGGTAACCAGTGAAAAAATAAATCTGCTTGAAGCATTAGGATTGGCTGGTGATATGACGCCATACGGTAAAAGAGAGAATGTTTTACTTATAAGAGAAGTGGATGGGCAGAGGAGAATGGAACGCGTAAACCTTAATAGTAAAGATGTACTTAGTTCGCCATATTTCTATTTGAAACAGAATGACGTAATCTACGTAGAACCTGATAAAGCAAAGTCAGTTGAGGTAAGTAATAATAATAGGCTAATGCCTTTGATAGTTGCAGCCATATCTGCTGTTGCTGTTTTGGCTACAACTTTTTTGAATAAGTAA